DNA sequence from the Siniperca chuatsi isolate FFG_IHB_CAS linkage group LG3, ASM2008510v1, whole genome shotgun sequence genome:
caacatttcccttaAAATACTCTATAATAAGTAAAGGTAAAGTACCTCCACACTTTACTtaactacagtacttgagtaaatatactttccaccactgatataTACAGTTGTCATGTACATgaagtgttgtgtgttttgagagACTTTAGTTGTATTTGAACTGaagatttttaataaatttgatGACAAATGAGTTTACGTATTAAATTACAACGGAAAGTGAATTTCTGTTTTGATAACTTGATACTAAAGGGTGAAGCTGGTGGGCACAAACTTCTCCAGTCATCTTTAAACAGTGACCCCGGTTATATCAGCTAAATATCCTAAACAtcatgtttgtagcgtcgctgtcctgtgagaaccacgtatctctaaagagtcttcatgagctcagaaaaacagcctgttttcagctctgtgacgatgccttttccagctgatccgagggggggttaaagagtttattcagcttcagaaggaggagagttttctcagcacataaaggaaacacttcatcTTTCAGTTCATCACAAATATTTGGacatacatggttttcactggacaggaaggggatgtaaaactgtaatttgtaaagtaactaaagctgtcagacaaatgtggTGCAGTAAAAAGTTCACTATTTGGCACTGAGATgtagaagtagaagtataaagttgtataaaatggaaatactctactaagtaaagtacaagtacctctcatttgtacttaagtacagtacttgagtaaatgtacttacattccaccactggctgtTAATCAAGAATTATTGATACCTTAAGCATCAGTTGAAACATATACATAGTTTTTTCCCAAAACTCAGCCTGATATATTTGGTGCCTTTGCAAACTTTAGGATCTCTagatttgtttaaataaagttatctGTGTTGTAAAGATAAATGGGTTAATAAGTCAGCTGTGTGGGAAAATTTGTTAGAAATAATATACACCAAATAACAATGATATAATCACAATCTGAAGACAATACGTTTACATTGTACATTGGCACTGAATATGTAAATTTCTTCCTGTATATGACAGTGgatcttttcttttaaataccATCAGTCTACTTAATTTGATTGACAGGAGAGATGATCAGAGGTGCAGAGTTTTTACCACCATCATTAAGACTGGGACAGAAGTATGGGaagagtttctcagtgaaggAGCAGCCAGTAAAGGAGTAGATAAGAGCTGCAGCATCTACGTCATAAAAGGAGACCAGACCCTCCTCATAATCCACAAACACCCCCACCTTCTGAGGCTgagacttcagagagagacggactgaAGGGTCATCAAGAGCTATGTACTCCTTTCCAATTGTCAAACGTATGGTCCAGTTACCATCCTCAGGTCTCAGTGTGATGTGTCCCTTCCTGTTGATCGACTCTCCGCACACTCCTAAATTCCATTTAGTCTTTCCTTTAACCTGAACCTCAAAGTAAAATCTGCCTGAAGAGAAACTCTGCTTTCCTAAAACACAGGTACAATTAGAAAATCTCTCTGGGTTGTCTGGAAGTTTCTTCATCACATCACTATCAGTTACTTGTTTCCCATCCTTAGACAGGATGAGACTGCGATGTGCTGTATCAGGATCAAGAGTCACATCCACTGCATACTGCTGGACCCTCTTCAGCTCTGCTTCAAGcagcttcttcatctgtttacggagtgtctcctccagctgagcCACAGCTCTCACCACAGACCCCTCATATGATGGTGGAGGGCTGCTGACCTCTGTCCAGTCCTTGGTGGATGGTTGGTGGTGGGTGTTTAGGGACTGGAAActctggagaagatggaggtggTCTTCAGAGCGCGagagctgctccacctcagtcCTTCTCTTCATCAGCTCAGAGATTTCCTGTTCCAGCTCTTTGATGAAAGCCTTGGcctgtttctctgttgttttctgcttctctttgatCGTGTGGATGAAATTGGCCTGGCCTCTCTCAACAGACTTCTTCAGAGCAGTGAAGACCTGAACACCTTCTGCGATCTCTCCGTCTGCATCGACCTTACCGAGGTTAATCGAGCGCTTGGTCTCCTGAATCTTCAGTCGTCTCTTCTGGATCATCTGCTGAATTTCACCCTCTGTCTTCCCCAGCTCGGCTTTCTTTCCTTCATATCCTTCTTTCAGAGGAACAAAGTTATGTGTTTTATGGTCTGAATAGGTGCAGAGTGCACAGACACATGTCTGGTCGGTCTTACAGAACAGCTCCAGAGGTTTATCGTGCTTCGTACACATCCTGCCTTCCAGGTTCTCCACAGGCTTGATCAGCTGATGTCTTTTCAGGCCCAACACTGTCAGATGAGGCTCCAGGTGAGTCTCACAGTAGGAGGccagacacaccaggcaggacttCAGAGCCTTCAGTTTGGTTCCAGTGCAGACGTCACAGGGAACTTCTCCAGGTTTGGACACTTgtgtctctgagctgctgctgctggcttccTGTTGAGCTGACTGTCTGAACTGAGCAGCCATCTCAGAGAACAAAGTGTTGACGTGCAGCTCAGGTCTTGTGTAGAAAACCTTTTTACACATCGGACACAGGTACCGGTCGTTAGTATTCCAGTGTTTACTGATGCAGTTTTTGCAGAAGTTGTGTCCACATGGTATGGTGACAAGATCAGTGAACACATCCAGACAGATGGAGCACAGAAACTGATCTTCAGATCGCAGATTTCTGGCAGCAGACATATCTACACACTGAGAACAAAAGCCAaagtattataaaatgttttgttacgCTCGTATTTATCATTTGTATAAAAACTATCAAAGTATGATTACTGCAATATTGAGAATTATCGTTTTGAATTCTACAGGTATGTTTCACTTAAATGAGATGTCCATCTGACAGGTCATTACGAAATTAAAAGACTGTAACTTCCTATTTGATTGTGTTAATGCTGGTTGttgaaatacaataaatattatCAGCTGCACTCACCAGTATTTGAGTCAGTTGTTGAGAAAGACCTGAAGAACTCAGTTTAATATTTctttacacagaaacacagagacttGTCTCGACTGCAGCTCTGCTGTCCCTCTGACAAACTTTAAGTTTCATTTCTGGAGTGTGACGTTGACGCTCTCCTCTGTCCAGTGTCTCTCCGCCTCTTGCTGCAGCTCTGTTTATGAGGTTGTGTTTCCTCCTTCGGGTTTAGACAATATTATAGTTACATACATTTGGCACAAGAGAAGTTTAATCTTTAGGGAGATGTTTTGCttcttttatcttattttttcctgctgtgtgaGTTTTTCTGCAGCTTACAGAACAGTTTTCACAAAAAGaggtcaatcccacatacaagAATATATCTTAAGGTCAGCAGAAAACAACAGTAACTTTACAGTCCTCTACAGCTCTGCAGCAGTCTAACTGTCAGTCCACAGTTCAGCTCACTTTTTGTCCTGTTATGTTCAAACCTTCTCGTGTAATTCTTCTATTTGCTTCCTTTCTATAGTTGTTGCTAAATCAGACGAGGAAGTTGAAACTCTCCTGCTGATGTGTGCTGGTATATTCACCTCTGGTGGCCAGAGGAGGGAAACACATCTGACTGGACTTAGAGACTccagtttcaaaataaaacacttttcctAACAATTTGCTTGTGCGTACTGATCAAATGCTGCGTTGAAACTCAGCATTATATGAAGCTAATTTCTGTTTTGCTAACTTGATAGTAAAGGGTGAAGCTGGTGGGCACAAACTTCTCCAGTCATCTTTAAACAGTGACCCCGGTTATATCAGCTAAATATCCTAAACAtcatgtttgtagcgtcgctgtcctgtgagaaccacgtatctctaaagagtcttcatgagctcagaaaaacagcctgttttcagctctgtgacgatgccttttccagctgatccgagggggggttaaagagtttattcagcttcagaaggaggagagttttctcagcacataaaggaaacacttcatcTTTCAGTTCATCACAAATATTTGGacatacatggttttcactggacaggaaggggatgtaaaactgtaatttgtaaagtaactaaagctgtcagacaaatgtggTGCAGTAAAAAGTTCACTATTTGGCACTGAGATgtagaagtagaagtataaagttgtataaaatggaaatactctactaagtaaagtacaagtacctctcatttgtacttaagtacagtacttgagtaaatgtacttacattccaccactggctgtTAATCAAGAATTATTGATACCTTAAGCATCAGTTGAAACATATACATAGTTTTTTCCCAAAACTCAGCCTGATATATTTGGTGCCTTTGCAAACTTTAGGATCTCTagatttgtttaaataaagttatctGTGTTGTAAAGATAAATGGGTTAATAAGTCAGCTGTGTGGGAAAATTTGTTAGAAATAATATACACCAAATAACAATGATATAATCACAATCTGAAGACAATACGTTTACATTGTACATTGGCACTGAATATGTAAATTTCTTCCTGTATATGACAGTGgatcttttcttttaaataccATCAGTCTACTTAATTTGATTGACAGGAGAGATGATCAGAGGTGCAGAGTTTTTATGGGaagagtttctcagtgaaggAGCAGCCAGTAAAGGAGTAGATAAGAGCTGCAGCATCTACGTCATAAAAGGAGACCAGACCCTCCTCATAATCCACAAACACCCCCACCTTCTGAGGCTgagacttcagagagagacGGACTCAAAGGTCAGCAAGAGCTTCATAGTAATTTCTGTTTTCCAACAATATAGTCCAGTAACAATCCTCAGGGCTCAGTGTGATGTCTCCCTTCCTCCGAAAACCTATGTAGGCTTCCCTTTAACCTGAACCTCAAAGTAAAATCTGCCTGAAGACAAACTCTGCTTTCCTAAAACTCAGATAGAATTAGAAAATCTCTTTTGATTGTTCGGAATTTTGTTCTTTACATCACCATGATTCACCTGTTTCCCATCATCAGACAGGATGAGTTCGGGATGTGCTGTATCAGGATCAAGAGTCACATCCACTGCATACTGCTAGACCCTCTTCAGCTCTGCTTCAAGcagcttcttcatctgtttactgagtgtctcctccagctgagcCACAGCTCTCACCACAGACCCCTCATATGATGGTGGAGGGACGCTGACCTCTGTCCAGTCCGTGGTGGGTGGTTGGTGGTAGGTGTTTAGGGACTGGAAActctggagaagatggaggtggTCTTCAGagcgtgagagctgctccacctcagtgcttctcttcttTAGCTCAGAGATTTCCTGTTCCAGCTCTTTAATGAAGCCTTCAGCATATTTCTGTGTCattctctgcttctcttctaTCATTTCAATGAGTCTCTCAACAGACTCCTTTAGAAAAGTGAAGACCCAAACACCTACTGCTATCTCTCTGTCTACCGAGTGTTTAATCTCCTGAATCTTCAGTCGTCTCTTCTGGATCACCTGCTGAATTGCAGCCTCTATCTTCCTGAGCTCTGCCTTCTTTTCTTCACATTCTTCTTTCAGAGGAATAAcatcatgtgtcttgtggtctAAAACAGTGCAGAGTGTGGGTCAGATGTAGGCAATAAAAGCTAAACACAATATCTGTCTTTGCTTCTCTATAGATCTTTAATGCTTGCAAGCATGAGTCCCCCTCCTAACGAGAGAGCCCCAAAATGGCAGTTTTACACAGTATTTATACAACAATACAAACAAGTATTGTACAGACGTGGCCTTGAAGTTGGTAGTGATCAGGAACTCTAAGCCCTAGTAAGTGTTCCAGTAAGTATCCCACTCAGTCAGTATGTTGCCATTTGAGAAGTCCCACAACCTGTTGGGAGGTGTGATACTGCATCCAATTCAGTTGGACATAGTTGGTATCTTCGAAGTTTTTGGGATGAACGCTGGATTTTAAAGTTCTTGGTTTTGAAAGAGTAAAAAGACAAgtaaaaggcaaaaaaacaacatttataaaataaaacattgataaaataaatgataaaggAATGACCAATCGTATTCAGATGAAAATAAGTTTACACTGTACATTACCACTGAacatatatgtacatttgttcccataaatgacaataaatctaattatttaaaaaaaatatcagtcTCTCATGGTTGGGTTTGTTTGTATGTCTCTAATCCATTGGCATCCTAGTACTGACTGCTGTGCCAGATCTGTAGTATCAACTTTGTCTGGTATATATTTACACAGTGGCCATAAAATTAATTCAATGAGTATACGTATTGTTGGCAATGCTTCATTGTTCAATAAATTGCTAGTGATAAAAAAAGATCaggcagtttgattgacaggaaaGATGATCAGAGGTGCAGAGTTTTTACCACCATCATTTCTACAGGGACTGAAGAATGGGAGGAGTTTCTCAGTGAAGGAGAAGCCGGTAAAGCAGTAGATAAGAGCTGCAGCATCTACGTCATAAAAGGAGACCAGACCCTCCTCATAATCCACAAACACCCCCACCTTCTGAGGCTgagacttcagagagagacGGACTGGAGGGTCATCAAGAGCTTTGTACTCATTTCCATTTCTCAACGATATAGTCCAGTTACCATTCTGTGGCCTCAGTGTGATGTATCCCTTCCTGTCGATCGACTCTCTGCACACTCCTAAATTCCATTTAGGCTTCCCTTTAACCTGAACCTCAAAGTAAAATCTGCCTGAAGAGAAACTCTGCTTTCCTAAAACAAAATTGTAATGAGAAAATCTCTCTAGATTGTTTGGAAGAGTCTTCCTAACATGACCATGATTCACCTGTTTCCCATCATCAGACAGGATGAGTTCGGGATGTGCTGTATCAGGATCAAGAGTCACATCCACTGCATACTGCTGGACCCTCTTCAGCTCTGCTTCAAGCAGCTTCCTCATCTCTTTACTGAGtgtctcctccagctgagcCACAGCTCTCACCACAGTCCCCTGATATGATGGTGGAGGGACGCTGACCTCTGTCCAGTCCTTGGTGGGTGGGGCATCCTTCAGGGATGGGAAGCTTTGGAGGACGTGGAGGTGGTCTTCAGAGcatgagagctgctccacctcagtcCTTCTCTTCATCAGCTCAGAGACTTCCTGTTCCAGCTCTTTAATGAAGCCTTCAGcctgtttctctgttgttttttgccTAATTTTGATTGCATTGATGAGCTCATTCAGTCTTCTCTGAACAGACGCCATCAGAGTTGTGAAGACCTGAACACCTTCTGcgatctctctgtctgcattttcCTTACAAAGGTCAACCGAGTGTTTGATCTCCTGAATCTTCAGTCGTCTCTTCTGGATCATCTGCTGAAGTTCAGCCTCTGTCTTCCCCAGCTCGGCCTTCTTTCCTTCACATTCTTCCTTCAGAGGAACAAcatcatgtgtcttgtggtctAAAACAGTGCAGAGCACGCAGACACATGTCTGGTCGGTGTTAGAGAACAGCTCCAGAGGTTTATCGTGCTTCGTACACATCCTGCCTTCCAGGTTCTCCACAGGGTCGATCAGCTGATGTCTTTTCAGACGTGAAGCTGTCAGATGAGGCTCCAGGTGAGTCTCACAGTAGGAGGccagacacaccaggcaggacttCAGAGCCTTCAGTTTGGTTCCAGTGCAGACATCACAGGGAACTTCTCCTGGTTTGGCACGTCGTTGCTCTGACCTCCTGCTTCTGGCTTCCTGTTGAGCTGACTTGAATTGAGCAACCATCTCAGAGATGAAAGTGTTGACCCTCAAATAAGGCCTTGGGGTAAAAGCTTCTTTACACATGGGACACTTGCACGGGACATTAATATTCCAGTTTAGACTGATGCAGTTTTTGCAGAAGTTGTGTCCACATGGTGTGCTGACAGGATCAGTGAACACATCCAGACAGATGGAGCACAGAAACTGATCTTCAGATCGCAGATTTCTGGCAGCAGACATATCTACACACTGAGTACAAAAGCCAaagtattataaaatgttttgttacgCTCGTATTTATCATttgtataaaaaatatgaaagtaTGATTACTGCAATATTGAGAAACATCGTTTTGAATTCTACAGATATGTTTCACTTAAATGAGATGTCCATCTGACATGTCATTAcgaaattaaaatacagtaaattccTATTTGATTGTGTTAATGCTGGTTGTTGAAACACAGTAAATATCAGCTGCACTCACCAGTATTTGAGTCAGTTGTTGAGAAAGACCTGAAGAACTCAGTTTAATATTTCTTtacatagaaacacagagaCTTGTCTCGACTGCAGCTCTGCTGTCCCTCTGACAAACTTTAAGTTTCATTTCTGGAGTGTGACGTTGACGCTCTCCTCTGTCCAGTGTCTCTCCGCCTCTTGCTGCAGCTCTGTTTATGAGGTTGTGTTTCCTCCTTCGGGTTTAGACATTATTATAGTTACATACATTTGGCACAAGAGAAGTTTAATCTTTAGGGAGATGTTTTGCttcttttatcttctttttttctgctgctgtgtgagtTTTTCTGCAGCTTACAGAACAGTTTTCACAAAAAGAGCTCAATCCCACATGCAAGAATATATCTTAAGGTCAGCAGAAAACAACAGTAACTTTACAGTCCTCTACAGCTCTGCAGCAGTCTTTCTTTCAGTCCACAGTTCAGCTCACTTTTTGTCCTGTTATGTTCAAACCTTCTCGTGTAATTCTTCTATTTGCTTCCTTTCTATAGTTGTTGCTAAATCAGACGAGGAAGTTGAAACTCTCCTGCTGATGTGTGCTGGTATGTTCACCTCTGGTGGCCAGAGAAAGGAAACACATCTGACTGGACTTAGAGACTccagtttcaaaataaaacacttttccAAACAATTTGCTAGTGCGTACTGATCAAATGCTGCGTTGAAACTCAGCATTATATTAATGATCATCATAGGAACAGTTAGAGCTGCAACCAAAgattattttcagaatcagctttattggccaagtatgtgtatgCATACAAGGAATGTGACTCCCGTTTCCTGTGGctctcactgcacacacacacttattattgattaatctgctgattttaCAATGTTACATTAACATTACCAACCATTCGCAGGCAGGACAACTACAGGTGTGTGATACGTTTTACACACAGAACAGGGTCATTCAAAAGACTTtacataaaacactgaaaataaaataatacagggCGTCACGATGGcatgttgcttaagccctgccctcagggaggaatctTATCCTCATCATAATCAGGTATGCGatgggaggtgcagccagaaaacaataggcctgattactgattactgggccatcatggaaactaattaggtcagtttcaggtgaaactaggcaggtaaaacagcagacactcaggtagactcctccctgagggcggggcttatgtaacacagagtagcttaaatttccgagttctcagaccatgttcacaattgagaatgacttctggatgggagccgaaatgtcttgattctgaaaacagtgtccagatgacactgtctggacgaatgagggactacactgtcttactGCTGTGAGTTTAATAGTGAAgcactgcatcatattttataagctgttCATATGTTTTGCACGTTAATTGTTAATCATAAAAGTAATTAGTATCTGTaagtgtcagataaatgtaataaaaagtacaacatttcccttaAAATACTCTATAATAAGTAAAGGTGAAGTACCTCCacactttacttaagtacagtacttgagtaaatatactttccaccactgatataTAAAGTTGTCATGTACATgaagtgttgtgtgttttgagagACTTTACTTGTATTTGAACTGAAGATTTTTAACAAATTTGATGACAAATTAGTTTAcgtattttattctgaaaattaCAACCGGAAGTGAAGCTAATTTCTGTTTTGCT
Encoded proteins:
- the LOC122873065 gene encoding E3 ubiquitin-protein ligase TRIM39-like; amino-acid sequence: MSAARNLRSEDQFLCSICLDVFTDPVSTPCGHNFCKNCISLNWNINVPCKCPMCKEAFTPRPYLRVNTFISEMVAQFKSAQQEARSRRSEQRRAKPGEVPCDVCTGTKLKALKSCLVCLASYCETHLEPHLTASRLKRHQLIDPVENLEGRMCTKHDKPLELFSNTDQTCVCVLCTVLDHKTHDVVPLKEECEGKKAELGKTEAELQQMIQKRRLKIQEIKHSVDLCKENADREIAEGVQVFTTLMASVQRRLNELINAIKIRQKTTEKQAEGFIKELEQEVSELMKRRTEVEQLSCSEDHLHVLQSFPSLKDAPPTKDWTEVSVPPPSYQGTVVRAVAQLEETLSKEMRKLLEAELKRVQQYAVDVTLDPDTAHPELILSDDGKQVNHGHVRKTLPNNLERFSHYNFVLGKQSFSSGRFYFEVQVKGKPKWNLGVCRESIDRKGYITLRPQNGNWTISLRNGNEYKALDDPPVRLSLKSQPQKVGVFVDYEEGLVSFYDVDAAALIYCFTGFSFTEKLLPFFSPCRNDGGKNSAPLIIFPVNQTA
- the LOC122873054 gene encoding E3 ubiquitin-protein ligase TRIM39-like gives rise to the protein MSAARNLRSEDQFLCSICLDVFTDLVTIPCGHNFCKNCISKHWNTNDRYLCPMCKKVFYTRPELHVNTLFSEMAAQFRQSAQQEASSSSSETQVSKPGEVPCDVCTGTKLKALKSCLVCLASYCETHLEPHLTVLGLKRHQLIKPVENLEGRMCTKHDKPLELFCKTDQTCVCALCTYSDHKTHNFVPLKEGYEGKKAELGKTEGEIQQMIQKRRLKIQETKRSINLGKVDADGEIAEGVQVFTALKKSVERGQANFIHTIKEKQKTTEKQAKAFIKELEQEISELMKRRTEVEQLSRSEDHLHLLQSFQSLNTHHQPSTKDWTEVSSPPPSYEGSVVRAVAQLEETLRKQMKKLLEAELKRVQQYAVDVTLDPDTAHRSLILSKDGKQVTDSDVMKKLPDNPERFSNCTCVLGKQSFSSGRFYFEVQVKGKTKWNLGVCGESINRKGHITLRPEDGNWTIRLTIGKEYIALDDPSVRLSLKSQPQKVGVFVDYEEGLVSFYDVDAAALIYSFTGCSFTEKLFPYFCPSLNDGGKNSAPLIISPVNQIK